In Allorhodopirellula heiligendammensis, the following proteins share a genomic window:
- a CDS encoding iron chaperone, translating into MTKFTNHDAYIAAAPESFQPLLVQLRAQLAKVLPDAEEFIMYDMPGFGFGKTIIAGYAAFSKQCGLYVSKGAIAALADDIAAAGLKATKTGVTFSTKKPIPDELVEKLALASRKEAGL; encoded by the coding sequence ATGACAAAATTTACAAACCATGACGCCTATATCGCTGCGGCACCTGAGTCGTTTCAACCTCTGTTGGTTCAACTTCGCGCACAACTCGCCAAAGTGCTTCCTGACGCAGAGGAGTTCATCATGTACGATATGCCAGGGTTCGGGTTCGGAAAGACGATCATTGCGGGCTACGCGGCATTCAGCAAGCAATGTGGCCTTTACGTGAGCAAAGGTGCCATCGCCGCACTTGCCGACGATATTGCTGCCGCAGGACTCAAAGCAACCAAGACAGGGGTTACCTTTTCAACGAAAAAGCCCATACCTGACGAACTGGTCGAAAAGCTCGCTCTTGCTTCGCGAAAGGAAGCGGGGCTTTGA
- a CDS encoding ParE family toxin-like protein, whose protein sequence is MNSLTTRRFRECFARLPQHIQKQARDAYQLFLVDSSHPGLRFKRIAGHANVYSARITLDYRAVCVLEGDDAKRFWIGTHSDYDKLLSAI, encoded by the coding sequence TTGAACTCGCTGACTACTCGACGATTTCGCGAGTGCTTCGCACGTCTGCCGCAGCACATCCAGAAACAAGCCCGCGATGCCTATCAGCTATTCCTGGTTGATTCATCTCACCCTGGGTTGCGGTTTAAACGTATTGCTGGCCATGCCAATGTATACTCCGCTCGGATCACGCTGGATTACCGTGCCGTGTGTGTCCTCGAGGGCGATGACGCAAAACGGTTTTGGATTGGCACGCATTCCGACTACGACAAGCTTCTTTCCGCAATCTGA
- a CDS encoding transposase: MEILALDLGKFNSVCCLFDSKTRKTKFATTLAKREHVDSIFEDAKANLVIMEACGPFGRINDLALHQEHETLVCSTNEEAWRWANVKRKTDRDDALKLARMAAAITGHGE; the protein is encoded by the coding sequence ATGGAGATTCTCGCACTGGACCTCGGGAAATTCAACTCCGTTTGCTGCCTTTTCGACTCGAAAACTCGCAAAACCAAGTTCGCTACCACCCTCGCCAAGCGGGAACACGTCGACAGCATTTTCGAAGATGCCAAGGCCAATCTGGTCATCATGGAGGCCTGCGGACCCTTCGGACGGATCAATGATCTGGCGCTACATCAAGAGCATGAAACACTCGTCTGCTCCACCAACGAAGAAGCCTGGCGGTGGGCCAACGTCAAACGGAAAACTGACCGAGACGACGCTCTCAAGCTCGCTCGGATGGCCGCCGCCATCACCGGGCACGGAGAGTGA